A region of Reichenbachiella carrageenanivorans DNA encodes the following proteins:
- a CDS encoding T9SS type A sorting domain-containing protein produces MSSKPLFTHFISIILLIIGITPITLAQTVHRYVEVGGVTSGDCENPNSPCTLDHAIFSANEGDVLILGEGTFPDDEIDIGVTLRGLGPDLTILNNLLISADNVTIENVQVTGGTSPGIDIRASNFTLRHAAVNGYARNIEVATLSLTDITVDNCNLNDATNTAFWVNNTGSIDGLTITNTTMDNASYGLYLQNDNGSNNAVTNVTIRNSTFNNNTRKGMYIEKLNNALFENISVVNSGTDATYAWNAGIDINLKSDTYTDITIRNSYISGCGSLGPNNAGTSEARRPVGMTIKARTDAPSYNAVPASLSNVTLDGVYIDGLVNDLRFGEVDKTDNNGVDMSTVTLQHCVFDQASGGYELINEENNGTLTADHNHWQGAATPNTATFSTASIDIDNGLVLTNPIVDENHITYATLTDAIAGTGNTIQHILAGTVSGTTTVTRALTLSFPGAGYLDSDSRVTFENLTVNGGNLTLAGDVAISGSLDLTNNLLVGDYNMVLEGTQTGSGSITANDAGGLVLVGSGDVTTLRTSGTFDRVVVNRAGADITLTADMQTEHLALEQGYIDASAFDMVMTGTPIHGSNDSYVKGTFSLVVAGANVNNQLIFPIGQTTYKQLLMKGVNQVVSETYDGIFNESDPDAAPTFAGTDPLDALANNAEWVITPSSPADVSNVSRVALTYDHREQVSDPTNLRVAHLQGADWVNLGGSGTSPILTPGTNHPNPITAGIASYHFTLGNEGGTNFTSSDNVYVDGTATDDTGAGTMGDPKKTVAAGYAMVADGTGTLRIATGTYAESLTVHKDIDIIGTGSPVLDEITLEVTGNTYTGITADVVNVSSPATIQEAIDLSADAGTVNVSSGVFAENLDINKNLTLNGANAGISGNGTRGNETIVDPASNDDVMTVGNFNVTIDGFQIGTNALSSNALTGITYSSLAGVSCTVQNNVIYANSSGISIYNTIGTTINVSDNLVNMLALEDPVNATNPSIGVLGHTFLNSNVSFSNNNISGASYGYLVYYADNSSDPLLIDGGEITECTKGIEVDNTDRSTLFAPAYVTVQNVTISDFDGPDADLAQPDTQAGIYVFAKGSSSASTIDDVTIIIDNVDISGVGNSQTDYSAIYMADFQENTGPGGWDGTDDDDIGITATMTNSHIHDNLNRGVYVRGRNATLDITQSNISENGADPASGTGGHNIAARAYGQCTVTNSYFTSPGTQIGGIFDGFHLEDANSSISISLSSFNENGNGTISDGGGIDLSFNYFNSIDENEIALWVGVDDDFTPYFASGTDTDLVTEGFQPDLSSLYITTLGSQTMGTSRKQEAHDLIDEGGTLNVNDGDYTGSLISITKNLTVILTGTPEIDDLTVTGNKTLTIQGDLLVHGDITLTNSFIDIQSGAMSLGTLAGDITESSTAYITGTVTMQPEVYSTGPIINNLGVSLFTTSSLGEVSITRTTGPNAVVTGLPDNSIAAVWEITSTTAPIGVTNIEFSWFSAFDNGYTNTQLQSMGIFRDPGSGWVQIGGSNDLSGSDPRTFSITGLDDLGMWTFASDGAALPVELVSFKAKNELDHVLLNWQTASEINHDYFEIQRSRDRENFEALEKVSSHHNSTTLQNYEKKDYKPLSGKSYYRLKMVDFDGHTEYSPIVSVSFSNQSLVLFPNPTSKTLNIQSDIQASSVEAYNTSGKRTHLAIQNQQIDVSSLQPGIYILKIISNVGVTQSKFIKE; encoded by the coding sequence ATGTCCAGCAAACCCTTATTCACTCACTTTATTTCGATCATACTATTAATTATAGGAATCACACCTATTACGCTAGCCCAAACCGTCCATCGCTATGTAGAAGTAGGTGGGGTTACTTCAGGAGATTGTGAAAACCCAAACTCCCCTTGTACACTGGATCATGCCATTTTCTCAGCTAATGAAGGTGATGTGCTTATCTTGGGCGAGGGTACTTTTCCAGATGACGAAATCGACATAGGCGTTACCCTCAGGGGACTGGGTCCAGATCTCACGATTCTAAACAACCTCCTCATCTCTGCAGATAATGTAACGATAGAAAATGTACAAGTCACGGGAGGCACTTCCCCCGGTATAGATATTCGGGCGTCCAATTTCACCCTGCGTCATGCGGCCGTCAATGGCTATGCTCGAAACATAGAAGTCGCAACACTCTCACTGACCGACATTACAGTGGATAATTGCAACCTCAATGATGCCACCAACACTGCTTTTTGGGTAAATAATACGGGAAGCATCGATGGGCTCACCATCACCAATACCACCATGGACAATGCCTCCTATGGTCTCTATCTACAAAATGATAATGGCTCCAACAATGCCGTCACCAACGTAACGATCCGCAACTCGACCTTCAACAACAATACAAGAAAGGGCATGTACATAGAAAAGCTGAACAATGCCCTTTTTGAAAACATCTCTGTAGTAAACAGTGGCACGGACGCCACTTACGCATGGAATGCGGGGATCGACATCAATTTAAAATCAGACACTTATACCGATATCACGATCCGCAATTCATACATATCTGGATGTGGGAGTCTAGGCCCCAACAATGCTGGAACTAGTGAAGCACGAAGACCCGTTGGTATGACTATCAAAGCGCGTACCGATGCGCCTTCATACAATGCAGTCCCCGCTTCATTATCCAATGTCACACTGGACGGCGTTTACATTGATGGATTGGTCAACGACTTAAGGTTTGGAGAAGTTGACAAGACTGACAACAACGGGGTTGACATGAGTACCGTCACCCTCCAGCACTGTGTATTTGACCAGGCGTCAGGTGGATATGAATTGATCAATGAAGAAAATAATGGTACCCTGACCGCTGATCACAATCACTGGCAAGGAGCAGCCACACCAAACACTGCTACTTTTAGCACAGCCTCGATCGACATAGACAATGGTCTCGTGCTGACCAATCCGATAGTTGATGAAAACCATATCACTTATGCCACACTTACCGACGCGATAGCAGGCACTGGCAACACCATCCAACATATATTGGCCGGCACTGTCTCAGGTACCACTACAGTCACTAGGGCTTTGACACTTAGCTTTCCAGGCGCAGGCTATTTGGACAGCGACAGCCGAGTCACTTTCGAAAACCTAACGGTGAATGGCGGAAACTTGACCCTTGCAGGAGATGTGGCTATTTCAGGTTCACTAGATCTGACCAACAACCTGCTCGTCGGAGATTATAACATGGTATTGGAGGGTACTCAGACTGGTTCAGGTAGCATCACCGCTAACGATGCGGGAGGCCTAGTACTAGTAGGCAGCGGCGATGTGACTACTCTGCGTACATCAGGTACATTTGATCGCGTAGTGGTCAATCGCGCGGGAGCAGACATTACTTTGACTGCAGATATGCAAACCGAACATCTGGCACTCGAGCAGGGCTACATCGATGCGAGTGCATTCGATATGGTAATGACAGGTACACCGATCCATGGCAGCAACGACTCCTACGTCAAAGGTACTTTTTCGTTAGTCGTCGCGGGAGCTAATGTTAACAACCAATTGATCTTTCCAATAGGACAAACTACCTACAAACAACTCCTGATGAAAGGTGTAAATCAAGTAGTAAGTGAAACCTATGATGGAATTTTCAACGAAAGTGACCCAGATGCAGCACCGACGTTTGCCGGAACAGACCCGCTCGATGCACTGGCCAACAATGCAGAATGGGTGATCACGCCATCTAGCCCTGCCGATGTCAGCAACGTGAGCAGAGTGGCACTCACCTATGACCATCGTGAGCAAGTATCTGACCCAACCAATCTCCGTGTGGCACATCTACAAGGTGCCGACTGGGTCAATCTAGGCGGCAGCGGCACCTCACCTATACTTACTCCAGGTACTAACCACCCCAACCCCATTACGGCAGGCATCGCCTCTTATCACTTTACTCTGGGTAATGAGGGTGGTACGAATTTCACTTCCTCAGATAACGTCTATGTAGATGGTACAGCCACAGATGATACGGGTGCTGGTACCATGGGTGATCCGAAAAAAACGGTAGCGGCAGGGTATGCCATGGTGGCCGATGGCACAGGTACACTGCGCATCGCCACTGGCACGTACGCAGAATCCCTCACCGTCCACAAAGACATCGACATCATCGGTACAGGCAGTCCGGTATTGGATGAAATCACTTTAGAGGTAACAGGAAACACCTACACAGGTATCACCGCAGATGTGGTGAACGTATCCTCTCCTGCCACCATACAAGAAGCCATCGACCTCTCAGCCGACGCTGGCACAGTAAACGTATCCAGCGGTGTGTTTGCTGAAAATCTCGATATCAACAAAAACCTTACATTAAATGGAGCAAATGCTGGTATATCTGGAAACGGTACACGAGGCAACGAAACCATCGTCGACCCAGCCTCCAATGATGACGTGATGACAGTTGGTAACTTTAACGTGACGATTGATGGATTTCAGATAGGTACTAATGCCTTATCATCCAATGCACTTACAGGTATAACCTATTCATCTTTGGCTGGCGTTTCCTGCACAGTACAAAACAATGTTATCTATGCCAACAGCTCAGGTATATCTATTTACAATACCATTGGAACTACCATTAACGTTTCGGATAATCTGGTGAATATGCTTGCTCTGGAAGACCCTGTCAATGCAACCAACCCCAGTATAGGTGTTTTAGGCCATACATTTCTAAATTCAAATGTGAGTTTTTCAAACAATAATATCAGCGGTGCCTCTTATGGTTATCTGGTCTATTATGCAGACAATTCAAGTGATCCACTATTAATCGACGGAGGTGAAATCACCGAGTGTACCAAAGGTATAGAAGTAGACAATACAGATAGGTCTACGTTGTTTGCACCAGCTTATGTTACCGTGCAGAACGTCACCATCAGCGATTTTGATGGGCCAGATGCTGATTTGGCACAGCCCGACACGCAAGCAGGGATTTACGTGTTTGCCAAAGGCAGTTCTTCGGCCAGTACTATTGATGATGTCACCATTATCATTGACAATGTAGACATCTCTGGTGTGGGCAACTCACAGACTGACTACTCCGCTATATACATGGCTGATTTTCAAGAAAACACAGGGCCTGGTGGATGGGACGGTACCGATGACGATGATATAGGCATCACTGCGACCATGACCAACAGCCATATCCACGACAACCTAAACCGTGGGGTGTATGTCCGTGGACGAAATGCGACCCTAGACATTACACAAAGCAACATCAGTGAAAATGGAGCAGACCCAGCCAGTGGCACGGGCGGACATAATATAGCCGCGAGAGCTTACGGTCAATGCACAGTCACCAACAGCTACTTTACCAGCCCAGGTACGCAAATAGGTGGTATTTTTGATGGTTTTCATTTAGAAGATGCCAATAGCTCCATCAGCATTTCCCTTTCATCATTCAATGAAAACGGCAATGGCACTATCTCCGACGGAGGCGGGATCGATCTTTCATTCAATTACTTCAACTCTATAGATGAGAACGAAATAGCATTATGGGTGGGTGTAGACGACGACTTCACCCCATACTTTGCCAGCGGCACGGATACAGATCTGGTTACCGAAGGCTTTCAACCTGACCTAAGTAGCCTATATATCACCACACTCGGAAGCCAAACCATGGGCACATCAAGAAAACAAGAAGCACATGATCTGATAGATGAAGGAGGTACACTGAATGTAAACGATGGAGATTATACAGGCAGTCTCATATCTATTACCAAAAACTTAACGGTAATCTTGACAGGTACACCTGAGATAGATGACCTCACAGTCACAGGCAACAAAACCCTGACTATTCAAGGTGATCTACTCGTTCATGGCGATATTACACTGACCAATTCCTTTATTGACATTCAATCTGGTGCCATGTCTCTCGGCACATTGGCTGGAGACATTACAGAAAGTAGCACAGCTTACATCACAGGTACCGTGACTATGCAACCCGAAGTATATTCAACAGGCCCAATCATCAATAATCTGGGGGTCAGCCTGTTTACTACTTCATCACTTGGCGAAGTTTCAATAACCCGCACAACGGGACCCAATGCAGTCGTAACGGGCTTGCCTGACAACTCTATCGCCGCTGTGTGGGAGATCACCTCAACCACCGCACCAATAGGGGTTACAAACATCGAATTTAGCTGGTTCTCAGCATTCGACAACGGCTACACCAACACGCAACTACAGAGTATGGGTATTTTCAGAGACCCTGGCTCAGGCTGGGTACAAATCGGAGGGTCCAATGACCTAAGCGGTTCTGACCCTAGGACTTTTAGCATAACTGGTTTAGATGATCTAGGCATGTGGACTTTTGCATCTGACGGCGCCGCCCTTCCTGTAGAGCTAGTTTCTTTCAAGGCCAAAAACGAATTAGATCATGTATTACTCAATTGGCAAACGGCCTCAGAAATCAACCATGACTATTTTGAGATTCAAAGAAGCAGGGATAGAGAAAATTTCGAAGCCCTGGAAAAAGTCAGTTCTCACCACAACTCCACTACGCTACAAAACTATGAGAAGAAAGACTATAAGCCCCTATCGGGAAAATCGTACTATAGATTGAAAATGGTGGATTTCGATGGCCACACCGAGTACTCGCCCATCGTTTCGGTAAGCTTTTCCAATCAATCTTTGGTCTTGTTTCCTAATCCGACTTCCAAAACCTTGAATATTCAATCAGACATTCAAGCCAGTAGCGTCGAAGCTTACAACACCAGCGGAAAAAGAACCCATCTGGCCATTCAAAACCAACAAATTGATGTTTCTTCCCTACAGCCTGGTATCTATATTTTGAAAATAATTTCAAATGTGGGAGTAACTCAATCCAAATTTATTAAAGAGTAA
- a CDS encoding LolA family protein, whose amino-acid sequence MKSIQFLFILSIAVLSQAIAQKDPAAKEILDAMSAKYQKIPAFRAEFSYTMEDEGDEIDEGFRGTILVKGNKYMLIMDEQQVTFDGTSIYTYLKEENEMTIASYDPEEEEISLSNIFNIYKTGFKYVYTESRNNGSIDVIDLVPEDREKDYFKIRMEISTTDQSLKSFKVFDKSGSRYLYKVLSFKEDASITDQTFAYDKSKYVGTEVIDFR is encoded by the coding sequence ATGAAGTCAATTCAATTCCTATTTATACTCAGCATCGCAGTACTCTCCCAAGCCATCGCTCAAAAAGACCCTGCAGCCAAAGAAATACTAGACGCCATGAGCGCAAAATATCAGAAAATACCTGCCTTTAGAGCAGAGTTTTCTTATACCATGGAGGACGAAGGAGATGAAATAGACGAAGGGTTTAGAGGCACCATACTCGTAAAAGGAAATAAGTATATGCTCATCATGGACGAGCAGCAAGTGACTTTCGACGGTACTAGTATCTACACTTACTTGAAAGAAGAAAATGAAATGACCATCGCGTCATACGATCCTGAAGAAGAAGAAATTTCACTTTCAAACATCTTCAACATCTACAAGACTGGCTTCAAATACGTGTACACCGAGTCTAGAAACAATGGCTCCATAGACGTGATCGACTTGGTTCCTGAAGATCGTGAAAAGGATTATTTCAAAATAAGAATGGAAATTTCTACTACCGACCAATCACTCAAAAGCTTCAAAGTATTTGACAAGTCTGGCAGCAGATACCTCTATAAGGTCTTGAGCTTCAAAGAAGATGCAAGCATCACCGACCAAACATTTGCCTACGACAAATCTAAATATGTAGGCACCGAGGTGATCGATTTTAGGTAA
- a CDS encoding T9SS type A sorting domain-containing protein, with protein sequence MTTLLKKAALLFILFVPLTLKGTDYYLTTGGSNANDCLFGNPCATLSYIIGIASNNDKIYIEGGDYPEAPLTINKEVDLIHSGGPDATFGVVTLNADITLTVGLITAGLVYVQSTGSIQDGIDLASSSIIYLYSGTYNEDLSITKNISLSNGGGSNADVTVNNISVNGFTLGFDLERLTVTGSVTLTNGIIVVDPNSNGLFLSNTASDITETSTAYVEGTVTMEQRAVGTGTFSFLGVANAGGNDLGNVTISRTTGSNGRVTGVVSMDESIDCTWQIISDNPPSIQVLTFLWFSNWDNGIANQAVFNDSGSGWTEIADITDSNTDPRFISTSGINAFGEFTIAATGDALPVELTSFKASNQLDHTLLQWQTASEINHDYFEIQRSEDGEKFEAMGRMSSHHNSSSMNNYEWKDYQPLVGKSYYRLKMVDFDGYTEYSPTVSASLSNSPLVLHPNPTSQFLNISSAIDVASVAIYNTSGQQYNLAVKNRQIDVSTLLPDIYILKIVLNEEVIQTKFIKN encoded by the coding sequence ATGACTACATTGCTAAAAAAGGCTGCGCTTCTTTTTATTTTATTTGTTCCATTGACTTTAAAAGGTACGGACTACTATCTAACAACTGGAGGCTCTAACGCTAATGATTGTTTGTTTGGAAATCCTTGTGCCACTTTATCATATATCATTGGTATCGCCAGTAACAACGATAAAATTTATATTGAAGGTGGTGATTACCCTGAAGCTCCTCTAACTATTAATAAAGAGGTTGACTTGATTCATAGTGGAGGTCCAGATGCTACTTTTGGCGTAGTCACCTTAAATGCAGATATCACCCTTACAGTTGGTCTAATCACTGCCGGATTGGTATATGTGCAATCTACAGGAAGTATACAAGATGGTATTGACCTAGCATCATCAAGCATTATATATCTATATTCAGGTACTTATAATGAAGACCTGTCAATCACCAAAAACATATCACTTTCAAATGGAGGTGGTAGTAATGCAGATGTTACGGTCAACAATATATCCGTCAATGGTTTTACCCTAGGTTTTGACCTTGAAAGACTAACAGTAACCGGATCTGTAACACTTACCAATGGAATAATAGTAGTGGATCCAAACAGTAATGGCCTATTCCTAAGCAATACAGCATCAGACATCACAGAAACTTCCACGGCGTATGTCGAAGGCACTGTGACTATGGAACAGCGTGCCGTTGGTACTGGCACTTTCTCTTTTTTAGGAGTGGCAAATGCAGGAGGGAATGATTTGGGAAATGTAACTATCAGCAGGACCACCGGATCGAATGGTAGAGTGACTGGAGTTGTCAGTATGGATGAATCCATTGATTGTACCTGGCAAATCATTTCCGACAACCCACCCTCAATTCAAGTTCTTACCTTTCTATGGTTCTCCAATTGGGACAACGGAATTGCCAACCAGGCGGTCTTCAATGATAGTGGTAGTGGATGGACTGAAATAGCCGACATTACAGATAGTAATACTGACCCCAGATTCATTTCCACGTCTGGAATTAACGCTTTTGGCGAGTTTACAATAGCTGCAACTGGTGATGCCCTCCCCGTAGAACTCACCTCCTTCAAAGCCAGTAATCAACTAGATCATACTTTGCTGCAATGGCAAACGGCTTCAGAAATCAATCACGATTATTTCGAAATCCAGAGAAGTGAAGACGGAGAAAAATTCGAGGCAATGGGTCGTATGAGTTCACATCATAATTCTTCCTCTATGAATAACTACGAGTGGAAAGATTACCAACCTTTAGTGGGGAAATCCTATTATCGACTAAAAATGGTAGATTTTGATGGCTATACGGAATACTCGCCTACTGTTTCGGCAAGCTTATCAAATTCGCCTTTGGTTTTGCACCCTAACCCTACTTCACAATTTTTGAATATATCTTCAGCTATTGATGTCGCCAGCGTGGCCATTTACAATACCAGTGGCCAACAATATAATTTGGCAGTAAAAAACCGACAGATTGATGTATCAACTTTACTTCCTGATATTTATATACTAAAAATAGTATTGAATGAAGAGGTTATTCAGACGAAGTTTATTAAAAACTAG
- a CDS encoding quinone-dependent dihydroorotate dehydrogenase, with translation MYKLLIRPFLFLFQPENAHHLTFFMMRVINTLPLGRFLFSLAYSQKNKGQATELFGLKFPNKVGLAAGLDKNAEAIDMFAAMGFGFVEIGTVTPKPQPGNPQPRLFRLKKDQALINRMGFNNDGVDVIKKRLAKRKSNILVGGNIGKNKITPNEEAVTDYIICFNELFDVVDYFVVNVSSPNTPGLRELQEKKPLSNILNTLMTENKKRPTTKPILLKIAPDLTEEQLIDIIEIVNETKIDGVIATNTTIDRSGLKTSSTEVETIGAGGLSGKPVQAKSTEVIRFLQEKSNGAFPIIGVGGINSGKSALEKMNAGASLVQVYSGFIYEGPALISAINKSLSK, from the coding sequence ATGTACAAACTGCTCATCCGTCCTTTTTTATTCCTGTTTCAGCCAGAAAACGCCCATCACCTCACCTTTTTTATGATGAGGGTGATCAACACGCTTCCTTTGGGTCGTTTTCTGTTTTCATTGGCATATAGCCAAAAGAATAAGGGACAAGCTACGGAACTGTTTGGGTTAAAATTCCCTAACAAAGTAGGACTAGCAGCTGGCTTAGACAAGAACGCCGAAGCCATTGACATGTTTGCTGCGATGGGATTTGGATTTGTAGAAATCGGAACGGTCACACCTAAACCTCAACCTGGCAACCCTCAACCAAGGCTATTTAGACTAAAAAAAGATCAAGCACTAATCAACCGAATGGGATTCAACAACGACGGCGTGGATGTCATTAAAAAAAGATTAGCCAAAAGAAAATCTAACATCCTCGTGGGCGGCAATATTGGAAAAAACAAGATTACGCCTAATGAAGAAGCCGTCACGGACTATATTATTTGTTTCAATGAGCTCTTCGACGTAGTAGACTATTTTGTGGTCAATGTAAGCTCGCCCAACACCCCTGGACTTCGAGAGTTACAAGAGAAAAAGCCACTATCCAACATCCTCAACACCCTAATGACGGAGAACAAAAAACGTCCAACGACCAAGCCAATTCTCTTGAAAATAGCACCAGACTTGACCGAAGAGCAACTGATAGACATCATAGAAATTGTAAACGAAACCAAAATAGATGGTGTGATCGCTACCAATACCACCATCGACCGATCAGGCTTAAAGACCTCATCTACCGAAGTGGAAACCATAGGTGCAGGCGGTCTGAGTGGCAAACCTGTACAAGCCAAATCCACCGAGGTGATCCGTTTTCTTCAAGAAAAGTCGAATGGCGCATTCCCAATCATCGGAGTGGGAGGAATAAACTCAGGCAAATCAGCGTTAGAGAAAATGAATGCAGGAGCCAGTTTGGTACAAGTGTATAGTGGATTTATTTATGAAGGGCCTGCACTGATCTCTGCAATCAACAAATCCCTGTCTAAATAA
- a CDS encoding FtsK/SpoIIIE family DNA translocase → MAKNTFRNTTKEKRQFKLPTISIGFLSDRRFQLSLGFLTLISSLFLLTAFISYLFTGQADQSLMGNIADTGLKASGQEAENWLGLFGAFTAHYFIYQFFGIASFLIPPFFFLIGYKIVFDREILPISKSFWFTLFFLLWVSIFIGYFMINSERINIWGFLGGATGFELAILLDSLMGWGTLLFLLFALAVFSVYFFNITQMVGLGGLPSLDSRLDQIANEEVEASEGSDETAEGEQMERIFKKPKEEGDDSETIAAVVEAIKEEVEKEEAQAQSQAAEDVEEWTVDIKKPTSKKQDKPELVLNVEEPAAPLVENKIVTPIEATDDDLALQVEKPANKEQVTTQLENYDPTLDLAKYVYPTPDLLIDYPEKNVQVSKEELEQNKDNIVATLINFKIGISSIKATIGPTVTLYEIVPEAGVKISKIKNLEDDIALSLAALGIRIIAPIPGKGTIGIEVPNKNREMVDVKSILTTDKFMKSTYELPIVLGKTISNEVFVTDLAKMPHLLMAGATGQGKSVGLNILLTSLIYKKHPSQLKFVLVDPKKVELTLFNKIEKHFLAMLPGTDEAIITDTKKVIHTLNSLCIEMDNRYDMLKNAGCRNLKEYNKKFVERKLNPNKGHKFLPYIVLVIDELADLMMTAGKEVETPIARLAQLARAIGIHLVVATQRPSVNVITGVIKANFPARLSFRVTSKIDSRTILDAGGAEQLVGMGDMLLSLGSDIIRLQCGFVDTPEVDRICEFVGDQQGYDSAYLLPEFVGEDGESGGLGEADLKDRDVLFEDAARLIVMHQQGSTSLVQRKLKLGYNRAGRLIDQLEAAGIVGSFEGSKAREVLVPDEQSLELILNELNGL, encoded by the coding sequence ATGGCCAAGAATACTTTCAGGAATACTACCAAAGAGAAAAGACAGTTTAAGTTGCCCACTATTTCAATCGGCTTTTTGAGCGACAGACGTTTTCAATTATCACTCGGCTTTCTTACACTTATCTCTAGCTTGTTCCTGCTTACTGCTTTTATCTCCTACCTGTTCACAGGGCAAGCAGATCAAAGCCTCATGGGCAATATTGCTGACACTGGGCTAAAGGCTTCTGGTCAGGAGGCCGAAAACTGGCTAGGGTTATTTGGTGCCTTTACGGCCCATTACTTTATCTATCAGTTTTTTGGCATTGCTTCCTTTTTGATCCCTCCATTTTTTTTCTTGATTGGGTATAAAATTGTTTTTGACCGCGAGATACTTCCCATTTCCAAATCTTTTTGGTTTACCTTATTCTTTCTTCTCTGGGTAAGCATTTTCATTGGCTATTTCATGATCAACTCTGAGCGTATCAACATCTGGGGATTCCTCGGTGGTGCCACAGGTTTCGAATTAGCCATCTTACTAGACAGTCTTATGGGCTGGGGTACTCTCCTGTTTTTACTATTTGCCTTAGCTGTATTCTCTGTATACTTCTTCAATATCACTCAAATGGTAGGTCTAGGGGGATTACCGTCTTTAGACAGCCGATTGGATCAAATAGCCAATGAAGAAGTAGAGGCAAGTGAAGGATCGGATGAAACAGCAGAGGGAGAGCAAATGGAAAGAATATTCAAAAAACCTAAAGAAGAGGGCGACGATTCTGAAACCATAGCTGCAGTAGTAGAAGCAATCAAAGAAGAAGTAGAAAAAGAAGAAGCCCAAGCCCAATCGCAAGCAGCCGAAGATGTAGAAGAATGGACGGTAGACATCAAAAAACCAACCTCAAAAAAACAAGACAAACCCGAACTGGTACTGAATGTAGAAGAGCCTGCAGCTCCATTGGTAGAAAACAAAATAGTAACCCCAATAGAAGCAACAGATGATGATCTCGCACTTCAAGTAGAAAAACCCGCCAACAAAGAGCAAGTAACTACGCAACTAGAAAACTATGACCCCACCCTAGATCTAGCTAAGTATGTCTACCCCACTCCAGACCTACTCATCGACTATCCCGAAAAAAATGTACAGGTATCCAAAGAAGAGCTAGAACAGAACAAAGACAATATTGTAGCTACACTGATCAACTTCAAAATTGGTATTTCTAGTATCAAGGCGACCATAGGCCCTACCGTTACCCTATATGAAATCGTTCCCGAAGCTGGGGTGAAAATATCCAAGATCAAAAATCTGGAAGATGACATTGCGCTCAGTTTGGCTGCGCTAGGCATCAGGATCATTGCGCCTATTCCTGGCAAAGGTACTATTGGTATAGAAGTACCAAATAAGAACCGTGAGATGGTGGATGTAAAATCGATCCTAACCACCGACAAGTTTATGAAGAGCACCTATGAGCTGCCCATTGTACTTGGAAAAACCATATCCAACGAAGTCTTTGTGACCGACTTAGCAAAAATGCCTCACCTGCTCATGGCAGGAGCTACAGGGCAAGGTAAATCTGTAGGACTGAATATCCTTTTGACCTCTTTGATTTACAAAAAACATCCGTCGCAATTAAAATTTGTACTGGTAGATCCTAAAAAAGTTGAATTGACCTTATTCAATAAAATCGAGAAGCACTTCCTAGCCATGCTACCAGGCACCGACGAAGCAATTATTACCGATACCAAAAAGGTGATTCATACACTCAATTCGCTCTGTATAGAAATGGACAATCGCTACGACATGCTGAAAAATGCAGGCTGTAGAAATCTAAAAGAATACAATAAGAAATTTGTAGAGCGTAAGCTGAACCCTAACAAAGGGCATAAGTTCTTGCCCTACATCGTCTTGGTCATCGACGAGTTGGCCGATTTGATGATGACTGCAGGCAAGGAAGTGGAAACACCAATTGCCCGATTGGCTCAGCTAGCTCGTGCGATTGGTATTCACTTGGTAGTAGCTACTCAGCGCCCATCTGTAAACGTTATTACAGGTGTAATCAAAGCCAACTTCCCCGCAAGACTTTCTTTTAGAGTAACCTCAAAGATTGACTCTCGCACGATTCTCGATGCTGGTGGTGCAGAACAACTCGTAGGCATGGGAGACATGCTCCTATCACTCGGCTCTGACATCATTCGACTACAGTGTGGATTTGTAGATACACCAGAAGTAGATCGTATCTGTGAGTTTGTAGGTGATCAGCAAGGTTATGATTCAGCCTATTTACTGCCTGAATTTGTAGGCGAAGACGGAGAAAGTGGTGGCCTTGGTGAAGCTGACCTCAAAGACAGAGATGTACTTTTCGAAGATGCAGCAAGATTGATCGTAATGCACCAGCAAGGCAGTACATCGTTGGTACAGAGAAAACTAAAGCTTGGCTACAACAGAGCAGGAAGATTGATAGACCAGCTCGAAGCTGCTGGTATAGTAGGATCATTCGAAGGCAGTAAGGCACGTGAAGTCTTGGTACCCGACGAACAATCACTAGAACTTATCCTCAACGAACTCAACGGTCTTTAA